In the Leucoraja erinacea ecotype New England chromosome 32, Leri_hhj_1, whole genome shotgun sequence genome, one interval contains:
- the LOC129712227 gene encoding 60S ribosomal protein L37-like gives MMKGTSSFGKRRNKTHTLCRRCGAKAFHRQKSTCGKCAYPAKRKRKYNWSAKAKRRNTTGTGCMRHLKVVFRRFRNGFREGTTPKPRPAGMASSSTA, from the coding sequence ATGATGAAGGGAACATCGTCATTTGGTAAGAGGCGGAACAAGACACACACTCTTTGCCGGCGGTGTGGAGCTAAAGCATTTCACCGGCAGAAATCCACCTGTGGTAAATGTGCCTACCCTgccaagagaaagagaaagtataACTGGAGTGCAAAAGCCAAAAGGAGAAACACAACAGGCACAGGTTGCATGAGGCACCTGAAGGTGGTGTTTCGGAGGTTCAGAAATGGATTCCGTGAAGGCACTACCCCAAAGCCCAGACCTGCTGGAATGGCTTCTTCCAGCACTGCATAA